The Mesoterricola silvestris sequence AGCCTGTCCATTAGCTGCATACAATGGACTTCCATTTCATTTCAAACATTTTCATTTCATTCCAACCCCGACAGGTGATGTCGGGTCTCAAACCAAATGTCCATCCGGTCAAACCAAGCTGCTTTTCTTAGAATGATTGCCCTTGCATGAGCCTGACCTGCCACACCATCCAGCACCCGAGGCTCGTTTTGCCATCAAATGCATGTCTGGGCATTTGGTTTGAGACGGTTTTGCCGCGTGTCGAAGGCGTCAGAGGTGGTTCCTCGAACTTATCCCCGCTTGGGCGCCCAAAATCAAATGTCCCAAGGACCATGCAAGAAGAACCGAGAACGCTCCACAGCGCATGGACCACGTCATCCGGGCTGAGCAGCTATAGAAATAGGATTGTATAAAGCAGGTGCATCTTGGTGATCACAGCCCCGCCAAATGCATTCCCGCCATGCCCGAACAATCGGACGAATGTTTGTCGTGATTAAATCATTGCATCCCAAAAGAACACTCAGGCGTAGGGACCGCAATGCAAAGACCTGGGTAGCTCTGGATCACATCGCATGCATCCACTGCGAGTTCCACTTTGAAGCCTGAACCATCCAGCCTTTCATAAAGGTACTTGTCGCCCGCCATACGTGTGTAGGCCTGGTGTCGACGTTCAAGCCGGAAATCCGGAAACCTGAGCCATGCCGTTTGTAGCATTGCCCGCTCACCGATTTCAAGGTTCAACCTCCGGAATGGAATGGTGTTGGTTGATGCGGTGAACTGCATATCCAGATCAATGCAGTCCAGAACTTCTGGCTGCGGCTCTCCATGCAATAACCACTGCCTACTGTCATTTACCAACACTTCACGGGAGAGGGGAACATTCCCCATCCACCCATGAATGTTGGCTTTGCGGAATGCCCACTTGGCGTTGCATGCAATTTCGTAGCTTACCTGGCAGGGGATTCCCTCGCGCAAAAAAAGGGCGGTTCCAGCCAATCGCCATCCATTCAGAAGCCCGCCCAGTTGAAGCCCCTCAAAGCCCTCATGATCAAGGCGTCGCCAAAAAATGGAATGAGATGGGAAAGGCAGGGCTGAATGAGTAGACTTTGAATCCATTGGTGTTATTCCTACCGTGTGGGCCCAAATCGATAGGCCGGGCGAACTGGTGGGTTTGAGTTGTGCGATCCCTGGCAAGGATTTGATACCGACGGAGGGCGCAGTGTTGTCAATGCTGGCATCCATTTCATTGCGGCAGCACCCCAGGTCCATCCCGAGCCAACTGCTGCGAATACAATTTTGTCGCCTCAAGTTGAAGGCGGCCCCTAGGATTCCAAGGGGCTGAGTCCGGGCCGGCCAACGCATGCTTTGCCTGCCCTTTGCCGATGGATTAGCCAAGACAAGACGACTGCCAGCAGGAGGCCCAGGCCGGCGTAGACCGACCAGGGAAGGTAGGTGCGAGACGAATTTGCCATCAAGGCGGTCCCGGCAAAATTACCCAGGGTGCCACCCATGGCCATGGATATCTCGAAAGCGCCGAAGTAGGTGCCTTTTGCATGAACCCATGCCGTTTCAGCGATGTGCATATCAGAAGCTGGAAGGACAAGGGTTTCACCCAAGGAGAATAGGGCCACGCAAAACAGCATCCATGGCAGGGATGCGCCCAAGGGAACCATGGCCATGCCTGCCGCGACCAAAAGGGCGCCCCATCGCACCAGGGCAAGCGGGGCATGCCTCTCCATGACGCCCCTCAAAACGAACATGGCCGTCAGCCCAATGGTGCCGTTGAGGACGAAGATGCTCGCAGCCATGGATTCCGAATGACCACGCCTGAAGAATTCGATGGGAAAGGAATAGTAAAGCTGGGCGAAAACCATGAAGAACAGGCTCATGCCGACCAGGAAGTAAATGAATTCCCTATCGGAGAGGACTGTTCGCAGGTTTGCGGCCATGGACGGGCCGCCTTCCCTGCGAAGCCTGAGGTCCCCTTCCCGGCCAATCATTATGGCAAGAATGGCCACCACGCTCGCCGCCAGCAGGAATGGGGCGGATCTGCCGGCCCGCCATAACAGGCCCCCCACGGCCGGGCCCAGGATGGCACCGGCGTTCAATGCCTGGTTGAAGTATGTGAAAAGCTTGCGGCGTAATTCTTCGGGTTGGATGGAAAAGATCGCGCTCACCGCCGGGTCGTAGATGGCCCCCCCAAGCCCCACAAGGGCCGCGCAAGCCACGAGCCAGAAGAAATGGGTGCTGAAGGCGAAGCCGGTGAATCCGAGGACTCTGAAGGCCATTCCGGCCACCATGCTGGAACCGTAACTTGTTCGGTCGGCTATCAGGCCCCCCAAGATCGGGAACACGCGGCCGCAAATCAAATTAACGCTCAGGATGGTTGCGATCTGCCAACCCGGTATCCGAAGCCGGTTTTGCAAGTAGAGAGCCAACAGGGGAATTGCCATGAAACTACATGTATTCATGGTGAAGACCGACAAAAGAAGTACCCTGACCGTCCTTGGGATATGGAACGCCTCCTCTTGGGTCATGTTCAGCCTCCCTGGATCGCGGAAAACGATTTCATGAGGATCCGGGCACCTTCCTCGATTTCCTCTGCCGACACATTCAGGGGTGGTGCGATGCGGATGATGTTCCCGTGGAGCCCTCCCTTTCCGATCAGCAACCCCCTCCGCCTGGTTTCTTCCATCAGTTGGCTGACCGCCTCCGTGGCGGGGGTGCGGTTCATGGTTGTCTCGTCTCTTACGAGTTCCATCCCAAGCATCAGGCCCACTCCGCGCACGTCGCCGATCATTCGGGGAAACTGCCGTTGAATTCTCACAAGGCTTTCCCTCAGCTCCTTCCCTCGTTCCGCGGAGTTGGCCACGAGATCCTGTTCCTTGATTTCATCCAGGACCGCTCCTGCGGCGGCGCATGCCAAGGGATTCCCGCCGAAGGTGGAAATAGTCCGGGAGGTGAAGGAATCTGCAATCCATTCAGTGCAAAGGGTGGCAGCCATGGGAAGGCCGTTCGCGATCCCCTTGCCCAAGGTCATGATTTCGGGTTCCAGACCGAAATGCTGGGCGCCCCACATCTTCCCAGTTCGGCCGAACCCCGTTTGCACCTCGTCAGCGATCATCACGCCGCCGTGTTTCCGGACAATTTCAGCGGCAATGGCGAAGTAGTCGGGTGGGGGTGGGATGCACCCTCCAGCTCCAAGGATGGGCTCCACCAGCATGCCTGCGAGGCGGCCGGTGGTGGTTGTCTCAACGAGTTCCTTGAGGTCCCGCGCGCAGGCCGTGCCGCAACTTTTCGGATCCAGGCGCAAGGGGCAACGGTAGCAATAAGGTGCGGGCGCATGTTTTACGGCCCCGATCTGGGATTGCACGGCCCGGTGGCTTGAAAGGCCATCCAAGGCTTGCGCCATAACCGTTCGCCCAGCATAGCTGTGCCGGAGGGTGATCACTTCCAGGTTGCCGGTATGAGCCTGGGCGAGCGTGACCGCCATTTCATCCGCCTCACTCCCGGAAACCGTGAAGAAGACCTTCTTTAACTGGCCGGGAGCTGAGGCAATCAGCTTCTCCGCCAGTTCGACCATTGGGATGGTCGGATAGAAGGTTGAGGCATGGGAGAGGCGCTGGAGTTGGGCAATCACCGCCTTGGTCACCCGATCATGAGCGTGGCCCAGTGCCACGGTCAGAATGCCCCCGAAAAAATCCAGGTAGGTCTTCCCATCCAGGTCAACCAGACGGCTGCCCTTTCCGGCCAGAGGCACCAATGGTTCGTCGTAGTAGGTCGCCACTGCAGCAGGAATGAATTTCATATGCTTTTCCCGCACCATGAAGGCACTTGGGTCATCCATGTGGGGCAAGATGAGGGGGGAGAGGACCATTTCCACCTGAGTGTCTGAGGGGGAGCCTTCCGGACACAGGTGCCCTGGGCTGACCTGCTGGAATCCCATTCCCTTGAAAAAGGATCTATGGTCAGTCTGTAATCCTTGGAGTACGGCCCTCGCCCGATCGATGCATCGCGGCAGTCCCTGGTCCTTCAGGATATGTTCGACCAGGCGGCGCCCAAGTCCTTTTCTCCGAAACCCCGGATGGATCAAGGTGACACCGAAATCCAACGATCGGAGGGAAGGGTGGTCCCGGGTTACGCTTGCGACACCCGCAAGAACTCCGTCAGTAAAGATGCCATAGGTATAGCAGTTCCCCGATTCGCTATGGAGCGGCCCGAAGCTGAGCATGGCATATGCAGCGCTGGGATCGGGTGGCCTACCACTGGTCTTTTGATAGAACTCAAGACATGCTTCGAGCAGGTCCCCCAGGGTTGCCAATAGGTCATGGGTCAGCTTCAAGCGTCTGATTTTGATGTTCATTTCTCTTTCCCGCTCAGTAATTGCTATCCCCTCAAGGCGACCTTCGGGTTCAAGGCCCTTCCGAAAAGCCGGTCCTCAAGGCCCATGGCCTCCTCCCGGGATTCTGCGACGACCAGGCATTCAAAGGTTCCTGTGCGGGCAAGATCTTCGGTCATGATCGCGACGCCCCGGCGCCGTGGTAGGTCGAACGCCAGATCTTCAGACTCAAGGAACGCTTCCAAGCCCTCGAATGTTCCTTTAAATGGGGCTCGATTTTCGGTGACGATTCCATGACGACCGTAGTAATCCTCGCCCAAGGTGAGTCTGCAAAAGGCATCCAAGTGGGAGCACCCCCCATAGCGGACGTTCACCTCGTGAAAGTAGATGGATCCATCTGCCTTCACAGCATCGCAGTTCAGCAAGCCCTTGTAGCCAAGCCGGAGGCATGCGTCCCCAATGGCTTGTGAGCCATGGACGAGGTATGCAATCTGGCTCTCGGCCAGATTCTGGACCGGGTATTCGAACCCAACCCAGGTTGGATCCATGCGCATGGATCCCAGGTTGATCACCTTTGCAACCTGGCCCCGGGTGTCAACTTCGGCATAGACAGGGTGCGCATCGAGCAGGAAGGATTCCACGATAAGGCATGTGTTCCTGGAATCGACGTAACGGGACCAGACAGCCTCGGAAGCGGTACGCAAATCATCCTCTCCGGCGATCCTCAGGGTCTGGCCCGCCCCCGGGTGGTAGCCTCGATTTAGTTCTGTCGTCAGAGCAACGTTGCCTTCTCCACCCCCGGCCAGATCCTGCTTCACGATGACGCTCCCGGTCCTGGCAAGGTGGTTGCTGATCGCCATGCGCAAGTCCTCCTTTGTCCGGCAGATCATTCCTGGTGGTATACGGAGATCCCGCTCCTCGGCTAGGCCTCGGAAGAGACTTTTCTTGCTCAAGGCCGCAGCCCGGCCGTCAAGCATGAACTTGAGGTCAGTGTCTGGAACTTCCAGGCCGAGACCCTGGGCGATGGCGCCAGCTCCTGGGTCAGGAAAGTAGGAGATCATGCCGTAAGGCACGCCCGGAACAAGGTTGACGCGGATGCGCTCGATCAGGTCTGAGCCTTCAATGAGGCTTTCTGTGATCAGCACCGTATCGGCCGGATCATTCCCCGG is a genomic window containing:
- a CDS encoding aminotransferase class III-fold pyridoxal phosphate-dependent enzyme, producing MNIKIRRLKLTHDLLATLGDLLEACLEFYQKTSGRPPDPSAAYAMLSFGPLHSESGNCYTYGIFTDGVLAGVASVTRDHPSLRSLDFGVTLIHPGFRRKGLGRRLVEHILKDQGLPRCIDRARAVLQGLQTDHRSFFKGMGFQQVSPGHLCPEGSPSDTQVEMVLSPLILPHMDDPSAFMVREKHMKFIPAAVATYYDEPLVPLAGKGSRLVDLDGKTYLDFFGGILTVALGHAHDRVTKAVIAQLQRLSHASTFYPTIPMVELAEKLIASAPGQLKKVFFTVSGSEADEMAVTLAQAHTGNLEVITLRHSYAGRTVMAQALDGLSSHRAVQSQIGAVKHAPAPYCYRCPLRLDPKSCGTACARDLKELVETTTTGRLAGMLVEPILGAGGCIPPPPDYFAIAAEIVRKHGGVMIADEVQTGFGRTGKMWGAQHFGLEPEIMTLGKGIANGLPMAATLCTEWIADSFTSRTISTFGGNPLACAAAGAVLDEIKEQDLVANSAERGKELRESLVRIQRQFPRMIGDVRGVGLMLGMELVRDETTMNRTPATEAVSQLMEETRRRGLLIGKGGLHGNIIRIAPPLNVSAEEIEEGARILMKSFSAIQGG
- a CDS encoding putative glycolipid-binding domain-containing protein translates to MDASIDNTAPSVGIKSLPGIAQLKPTSSPGLSIWAHTVGITPMDSKSTHSALPFPSHSIFWRRLDHEGFEGLQLGGLLNGWRLAGTALFLREGIPCQVSYEIACNAKWAFRKANIHGWMGNVPLSREVLVNDSRQWLLHGEPQPEVLDCIDLDMQFTASTNTIPFRRLNLEIGERAMLQTAWLRFPDFRLERRHQAYTRMAGDKYLYERLDGSGFKVELAVDACDVIQSYPGLCIAVPTPECSFGMQ
- a CDS encoding MFS transporter is translated as MTQEEAFHIPRTVRVLLLSVFTMNTCSFMAIPLLALYLQNRLRIPGWQIATILSVNLICGRVFPILGGLIADRTSYGSSMVAGMAFRVLGFTGFAFSTHFFWLVACAALVGLGGAIYDPAVSAIFSIQPEELRRKLFTYFNQALNAGAILGPAVGGLLWRAGRSAPFLLAASVVAILAIMIGREGDLRLRREGGPSMAANLRTVLSDREFIYFLVGMSLFFMVFAQLYYSFPIEFFRRGHSESMAASIFVLNGTIGLTAMFVLRGVMERHAPLALVRWGALLVAAGMAMVPLGASLPWMLFCVALFSLGETLVLPASDMHIAETAWVHAKGTYFGAFEISMAMGGTLGNFAGTALMANSSRTYLPWSVYAGLGLLLAVVLSWLIHRQRAGKACVGRPGLSPLES
- a CDS encoding peptide ligase PGM1-related protein yields the protein MKKIVVGNVDCEAQCGDPTLRNVSERASSSRVANRMAWFLDEGDVFVTPYLILPEMMAYIGRFKGFLPGDVTQVFPGNDPADTVLITESLIEGSDLIERIRVNLVPGVPYGMISYFPDPGAGAIAQGLGLEVPDTDLKFMLDGRAAALSKKSLFRGLAEERDLRIPPGMICRTKEDLRMAISNHLARTGSVIVKQDLAGGGEGNVALTTELNRGYHPGAGQTLRIAGEDDLRTASEAVWSRYVDSRNTCLIVESFLLDAHPVYAEVDTRGQVAKVINLGSMRMDPTWVGFEYPVQNLAESQIAYLVHGSQAIGDACLRLGYKGLLNCDAVKADGSIYFHEVNVRYGGCSHLDAFCRLTLGEDYYGRHGIVTENRAPFKGTFEGLEAFLESEDLAFDLPRRRGVAIMTEDLARTGTFECLVVAESREEAMGLEDRLFGRALNPKVALRG